GACAGTCAGAAATTTATAGCCGTTTCTGAACACTCTTATATCAATCTGTGCACCATGTGCCTCTGAAACAAAAGGGACAACCAGACTGATTAACATAAATTTCTCAGATGCTCACCCTTAAAATTAACGGATTCATGACAAATTACTCAACTATTTATTCGCAACCTTGTGACTAAAATAGACTAGGcctgaatagaaaaaaaaaaaaaaaattcatcgaaaaaaataatacgtatacctacatgtatatacaggCATTAGACAAACTCGTAACTGAAGAATGATCTGCAATGTACAAACCAATTTTGGTTACTCTGCTAGAAAAATCATTCTTTAGCAATGGactggaataaattcaattgacTTTTGCttgcaatgaaatattgaagCTTTGTGGGAACTCATCTCATCGTTTCCCAACACCTGTTTTGTCTTTTAAACAAGGCATAGTACTTTTAATTGTAGATACCAGCCATGGTATACCTAATAAGTTCAATTCTGCAATGATGAGAGTACAATGTTGTGCGAGTATATAGTTATCATGATAATTTGCTTTGGGATGGAAAACCAATTCCTAGAATAATTGCTAGATTTTAAGTTTCAAGAGCTTCAGCTCCACTTCGTTATATTAGTTCGTATGTTTTTAGATCTAAATATTACTTTTTGATAGTGTAGTTTAATCGCaactgcaataaaaaataagccaAATATCCGTCCAAATTCCAAACAGTGAGACATCGCTTCATATAACCAGTCTGTGCTACTACGCCACTTTGGACAAAATGGTTTTATCGTGATTTGAGAAACTAATCGCGTAACATGGAGCAAGATAAACCCCGATTCTAAATACAGTAAAAATAAAGTTAGGAAAacgggaaaatttttcttgaaacatACCCAGGCCACGCGCAGCAACATCTGTCGCTACAAGGATTGAACCCTTCTTGTTTCTAAActctggaaaaaaaagaaaagaacgcATTAAATACCTTCAATTTTGGACTTACAAAATCTGTGATTAGAATCTATCAGATCAAACGGAACGGACTTTTACATACTGGAAAATATGGAGAAACATATTATCAGATTCCAGTATTTATCaatctaattaaaaaaaaaagaacattcaATTTGTGGAATTGTAGTTTTCACTATACTGAAAATATCTGTGTACATACCTCTGAGAACGTAATCACGCTCTTGCTGCGATTTGTCGCCATGCATGCATACTGCTGGCCACCCGTATCTGCGGATGTTTCTTGTGATGTTCTCAACCTTTTTTTTAGTCTCAACAAATATAATTGTCTTTCCGCCATCGTCGTTAACGTTTCCAATTTCTTGCAGCAGGCTTCCCAATCTGTAATCCaatcaatattcaattattttcaatatcgaaatattcaaattatccATAGACGATTATTTTCCTAACTTCAATAATCAGTTCTTTTTAGACGTATTTATGGTGTATACAAAAATTCTCGAAAGCTTGTGTAGTCATTTGACCGTGGTTTGAGTTTGACATGgaaacaatttctttctttcatatGATAACAATACTTGACTATCAGCTTACTTGGTTTCTTTTTCATGCTCTTGGCAAACATCGATAATCTGCAGAATGTTGTGGTTTGCAGAAAGTGTGAGCGAGCCGATATTCAGTTGCGTGTAGTCAGTTAAATACTCTTCAGCAAGGTTGCGAACTTCTTTTGGCCAAGTTGCAGACCACATCAGTACTTGCCTGTCAGGTCTGATCTGCTCaatgatttttctgatttgaGGTTCAAATCCCATATCAAGCATTCTGTCAGCTTCGTCTAATACCAAGTACGTGCATCTGCGTAAATTAGTAGTGCCCCTTTCAAGAAAATCTATCAGGCGACCAGGAGTGGCAATGCAAATTTCGACCCCTCGCTCCAGGTCTCGAGCCTGGCCTCCCTTAGGTGCTCCACCAAATATGCACGTGCTTCTGACATAGGAAAGAGAGCCGAATTCTGTCGCAACCGTCTGAATTTGCTGCGCGAGTTCTCTGGTCGGTGCAAGGATCAGAGCGATGGGTCCATCACCGTGATTCAGAGGCTGCTGATTGTTGATATGAACAATGGCTGGGAGAACGTAACCTAGAGTTTTTCCTGATCCGGTTTGAGCGATGCCGACCATGTTGCGTCCAGACATGGCAATGGGCCATCCCTGAGCCTGAATTGCTGTTGGTTCTGCAAATCCCTGCTTTCTAATTCCCTGCATTACATAGTCAGGAAAATTCCCCTCCTCGAAATACTGAATGGGGTTTGGAATGCTGTCGCCCTTGAGGGTGATCTGCTTGTCTCCTCTGTAAATTTCCACCTCGCGAGGCAGCCGGCTGGATACGTTAGAGTGGGGAACATAGAAGTCTTTTTTGAATGGTTTCAGGTTCTCATAGTCCCAGTTTGGTTTCCTCAGACTGCTGCCTCCTCGACCTCCACCGCCTCCACGGCTGCTgccacctccacctcctcctctgCTGCCAAAACGGCCACTGCTACTGCTCCCACCTCCGCCGCCACCACCATAACCATTTCTCTGACCCCCGCCACCTCCTCCGCGACCACCTCCACTACGGTATCCACTAGTTGATCCACCGTAGGTCCTGAAACGATGTGCTGACGTTATTTTGTGAGTTGTAAAAAAGATTTAACCCAAATAAACTTTTCATTGCTCAACCAATACAGGATAATTTTTGACTGTCTGTGTGATTTAACCCTTCATTcaggaatttatttttacccaAAATAACAAAGGTTAAGTTCAAAACCAATTTCTGATGCTCcggtaaaataattaaagttgaaaaaaaaaataaaaaataccgtaCTGAAATGTGACTCGtaaacttcaaaaaaaaatcattttacagtatacctgaaaaaatttctagttttcagaatacatttatttttaaatttcctaGTGTCAACTTGACCTGATATGCacagtataaaatttttcatacatattCACAAGAAGGGTTAATACAGACAAAGCTACCACTTATTACCAGCTTTTTTGTTATCTTTATTACCATTCTTGAAGCAGCATAGAGACATAAATTGTTATTAAGCAATAAAGCACGCGAAATATCAAATCCCGTTTTCATACTAGACCCATacgaaatatcaaatttttttatatagatTTTGTCATGCTTGGGAGGTATCACAAAGCAACCATTACTGGTAGGTTTGTttgtttggatttttttttttttttttttttttataggaGCGAAAATTGAACTGGACAGTCCAATGACTAAAAAACTGTGCCACTACACAATTTATTATCTTTGACCAACGGGTTATCATCACTGAAATTGGTTACATTCAAGCTTATCATTGATTGAAACAGCTTTtgccaattattattattacctacGAAACCGATTTTCCATTGTTTGAGTGCCAAAACAACTGCTTAAATCGCTTCATTAGCCACGCAGCGCCATattgtaaatttcataaaagCGGTAAAGGGAGGAGGGATACTCTATACTGGACGAAAAATCAATACATGCGGTTGACGTAATATTCTCAATTCGTACGAGATAGCACGATGCGGAAATGatcaattctttgaaaaaatcacaaacacGTATGCGTAACTAAATATAAAATCTGTAAATAATTACGTCGGCAAGAAGCCAagaacagcagcagcaacatcGATTGTCCGTCGAGTGACGAAAATCCGGTTATTGATCATGTCCGTTTGGCGTTTGAACTAGATTGAAaaactaattacaattgccacaATAAATACATACGGAAAATGAAACACCTGTACTCACATCTTTGATTTAACTTGGTCGCTGCTTTCCCGGTCCCGTTAATTCCGAGCTGATTGTAAATgctgaaaatcgaaaatttttcgttttcagcgCTCGCTGTTTGTCAACTGCCGCGAGATGTCtgtaaaacaaaacacaagAGTGGTAATTGATGACAAGAAACGTTAGCGGCTTCTTACATTTCATATCATAAATTCAATACTCAAATACTAATAACAATTAATTAACACAGAACTACGATTATTTACAGCTTTACAAACGCCTCGGAGGTCTTACCTTTTTCACGGCTCGGGACGGAAAGAGGGACCAAACCATAGAAAACTTATAACCAACCTAGAACATCATTCTCCTTCTAGATTCTACTAGACAGTCGTGCACCACCTGGAATATAGTTAGACTCAAGCGATTGCCGGACAAATGCAAAAAAGATCGCATGCTTGTGATCCCGTTCCAAGTAAGCCTGCAAATATCATTATATCTACAAAGCTATTTATCTGGTCGTAACGAAATATAACCTAAAACCTAACAAGACGTTGTAGCTAACCAcagaaaataagataaaaatctgtTCTGCAGTCCGGGAGTTAATAAATGAACACATGGTGAACACACGGACAGACAGTAGAGAGACGTTAAGCTTGGCACTTTTTGGTATGAGAAGATGAAGGCCGGAAGTTTATGGCTAAGTTCATCTATCATGCATTGGCGTCGCTATAATAAAAGTCAATAAGGCCAAGAGGCAAAAAAGGTCAGGGAACACAGAATAAAGTGACAGCTGGGTTCTCCACTGTTCTCCACTTTGTTTATGAGGTCGAAAGATAAACTAGCCGTGTGTCATTCTGGTGGTCCTAAAATTCCGTGAGAATactaaagaaaaagaaaaaggaaacatATTTCGATTGCGCAAtgttacgaaaaatttctcagcCATCGATTCCAGTAACAAGTCTGACAGTGCCTATCAAAGTCGTATAGCCTTTGGttaggtgattttttttaccattttttcgatttgttagTTTCTCCCTATTATACACATTGTATATTTAGCATTTGCTATTTTATACTGAATTTACAAGCTCGCgtgacaaaattttgtgaaaacacATATTTCGTAAAGATTATACAATGTCTGACAACGGTGGACAAGCTAATATGTCTGGGAGCTCaggaattgcaaaaaaatctcGCCGAGGTAAACGAGCCAACAACAAACCAAACCCGATAAGTGTTGAACAAATGCTTGCTACTACTTTACAAAAGATAGAAGTGCAGCCTAAAAAGAGACCCCCTAGAAGACCAAAGGCCTTTAACCAAGGATCGAACAGTATTGACAATAACTCCGAAATCTCACCTGCCGTTAAGTTGAACACTGTGCTCCACGAGCAGGTAATTCCACATTTTAATTACGGCTTCttaacaaaaatattgtttgatcattcttttttatatcaacAGACTAATGCGATAGCTGTCAATCATATTCAAGCATCCATTGTTCCACAAATTATCCAGAATCAAGGTGTGAActtaatgaataaaaaaaagctgTCAACAAAGTGGAAGAAAAACCATCTCAGTAAAAACCAACAAGTCATCCGAGGGCAGACTGAAAATCTCAGCATGAACATTGCTGTTGGTGATGCTGGgggaaatagaagaaaaaataaagtttcaagCACTCCGGGTAAAAGCACGGAGAATAAAAAAGGGAACAAAACGAGTTTCCCAGATTACATACCTCAAACATTAATAAGGAAGTTATTAGTTAATCAAACTTCGAAGGAAATCGAATATGTAGAAGGAAACATAAGGATAAATCCGAAGTGTTTTAAAGAAGCTTATGTTGCAATGCCTAATGACGAAATGGATATTTTGATAGATGGAATTCATGATAGAAACAGGGCCCTAGAGGGAGATTTGGTTGCCGTGAAAATAAATCCTACGGATAAGTGgcgtaatttgaaatcaaacaaaccGCAAAAGACTGCAACAGTTGTTTGTATATTGGAGAAAATTCACCCTAGAAAAGCAGTTGGGTTTCTCAAAGTCATGcctgataaaaataatcgggTTGCTCTATTTGCACCCAGGGACCATAAAGTACCTCGATTAACTATTGATTCCACTTACTGGCCCCCCAACTTTTATAGCGATCCAGAATCTTACGCCAATATTATGTTTTTCGCCGAAATCATATCGTGGAATGATGTCAGATATGCTCATGGGTATGTGTATTGTTGtgaagcaatttgaaacaaagaagTGAAATAGCATTGTTGGCAGACTATCTGTACGTTAAAAATTTGctttaaattttatgaattcgTGTTGATTTTAAATTGTTCCTCATGAGTTACAAGCATTGAATTTAGAGagagtaataatttttttgtagaataaaatacataaaatagAGCAAAGAAAATagcaaatttaatttcacaatCTATCTTGTATTCTCTAAATTACCAAATCGACATGATCACTTACCCTACTAAAAGCATTTttaaattgcagaaaaattctgaaatgcATAGGTAAAACAGGAGATCTCAGGGCAGAGTCTTGCGCAATTGTGCTCGAATATGACCTGGATGTGACACCCTACAGTACAGAATTGATGCAAGACTTACCACCAAGTGACTACCAGCCTGTCGCAACAGACATCGATGGTCGAGAAgactggagaaaaaaatgtattttcaccATAGATCCAGCAACTGCTGCAGATTTGGATGATGCAATGTCGTGCAGTCCCATGGAGAATGGAAACTTTGAAGTAACTAATATACTCTCAAGATTTACCCTTCATTGTTATCCTGATTCAATGAAGTTCTTGCCCATTACAGGTGGGAGTTCATATTGCTGACGTGACGCATTACCTGAATGCATTTACGCCATTGGACCAGGCAGTTGCACGACGTGCAACGACTATTTATTTGTCAGATAATGTATACCACATGCTGCCTAAACAACTGTGCAACGTGTGCTCTCTTCTGCCAGGCTATGATAAGCTTGCGTTTTCCGTTATATTCGAAATGACACCTGGAGGTGACATAATCAGGCACAGATTTGCCAAAACTGTTATCAATTCATGCTGTCAGTTTTCCTACGAGCATGCTCAAGTTATGATTATGAACCCCACTAAAAAGTGGTCAAATGACGAAATCCCTGTGATCAAAGGTTCCTACACAATATCAGAACTGTGTGCCGTTGTAAACAGTTTAAATAATCTAGCAATGAAAATGAGGGAAAAAAGGTTTGAGAATGGCTCGCTTAGGATAGATCAGCCAAAGCTGCATGTAATCGTCAACAGAGAGACAGGATTACCTATATCGTTTACGCTGGAGGAACAGAAAGACAGTAACAGGTGCAAAGCAGACGAATATACGCTAGAGTTTAGTTTGAAATTTGGCTTAACGTTTGCAATTTCCCGGTTTTTATTCTATGTAGGTTGATTGAGGAGTTTATGCTCCTGGCAAATATGACTGTAGCCAGGCATCtctatgaaaattttccgGACGTTTCCTTGTTGCGTTGTCATCAGCCCCCTCTAATGCGAAATCTGTCCAAGACTCAGACAATGCTTGAAAAGTTTGGGATCCATATAGATATTGAGAGCGCGGGTGCCTTGCAGGCCAGTCTAGTTCGATACCAGCCAGATCCCTGTGGTAGTACCAAAGATTTTTACCTGGCAAAGTGCAGGGCTGTTGTGATGAACATTCTTTGCGCGAAAACCATGGCAGTAAGTATGattcttttcatttaaaaatgacCTAACAGTATTTTGGGAATTGGTAGAATGCAGATAGTCGCAGCTGCAATGGTGTGACTAAACAAGCCGCATGTAGCTTAACGAATAAGGGTCACAACTACATCTGATTGgttatttcaatgttttttttttatttttgtcttttaaACAGTAATTTTCCTCTTATAGCGTGCCAGATATTTTTGTACCTCAGTCAAAATGGACGCTGAAACATTGAAACATTATGCTTTAAATGTTCCTCTCTATACGCACTTTACATCGCCGATCAGAAGGTACTCTGATTGCATAGTGCACCGATTACTGCATGCATCCATTCAGAACGCTTTACCAGTTCCTAATTGGACGCCAAGTCTATGCGCTGAGTAAGTTTTaacattaaaaattcacaaatggGATAATTATCTCCACTCTTTGTAAATCTCTCTTGAACAATTTTGGTGTATTAATCTTTATATAAGCGTTACTGAATGTGAGTGAATGCAAAAGTTGCAAAGTACGAACTGCGACATTCCGGGAACGATTGTTACGACCTGCATGATCGACACGTAAATGTTATTCTTACAAATTGCAGGATAGCAATGAATTGCAACAGACAGAAATACAATGCCAAACTAGCTCAAGAGGCGTCTAGCGAATTGTACCTGACCTATCTTTTGGGTCTTACAGGGCCCGTAAACACCACTGCCATCACACTTGACGTGAAAGATCGAAGCATTGATATTATTCTTTACGAAATGGGTATTAACTTGCGAATTTACTTTGCTGAGCTGGAAAAGGTCGCCTCAGTTCATCACGTTGAAGAAGATGATATACAAACAGTAACGATTGTTTGGAAAGATTCAAATATGTCGCAAGTAAGTATAGTAATGTTGAATCACCTTTGCCCGATTTGGATATTCGGTACTAGGCTATGCGCAATTGGGTTTAATTTCCACTCGTCATTTGCAGGTGATCAACATATTTAGCATAGTAAATGTTCGGGTCAGCAAAGATCCGGCAAAGAATCGTTTACTCGGAGAGTTACTAGCACCGATGCCACTTGATATTCAGGCCTCAGTACAAACATTATAAATGACCATTTGAATTATTGACGCAGTTCACTGGAATATAGCACAATCATTGTAAttaatttcggaaaaaattatatactcacgagataattttttttagctaTGAATTGACTTCTGCAATTTTGATGTATCCTTAACAAAtactgtatatttttatcatcatgttttatgaatatatatatatgttttttcgttttacctgaatactgaatttttagaaaaacagAAGCAGCAAACAGCTTCTTCACTTTTGgaggttgtttttttctttttaaacaaCGCTACAGTGTTATTGTGATATAGATATGAATTGTCCTCTCGTTTCAGAAATTCAGTTATACAAACATATGTGTTTTTGACTGAGTAATGCGGTATGTTTGTACTGTATGAATTAGCCCCGAGTTTCTGACTTTTGAATCAATGTAAAGTTCATAACAGAAAGTTATTTTCCGCCACCAACCTCGAGCTATTGATATCAGATTTTACAATCAGACAAACACACGCCAGAATACGAAATTGACAGCACCTGTATGTCGTAAGGGCCATAATTAACTACAACGCCGTTCATACAGTTAGAATTATAGCTGTCCAATTCCATTACACAGTCCCAAACATTTTCGGAAATGAACGGATACTtttaaattaatcaatcatAAGAAATCAGATCTTAATATAAGAGCATTCACAATAATGCGCGACGTAGTTTAACACGTTTGCAGTCAGTGACTCCACACTTGAGCAAACTTTGATTTAATACCAACTTTTGGAGATTGGATTTCAAGGCTTATTTGGCCgtacgaataaatttttatttagttaTTTACACTTAACAATATGATGCtgtatttcttcaaattttactGTACAAGAACTCCATAATGTAGTGTCGGGAAAACTCAAGCTTGAgccaataaaaaattaattttgtataTCGCATATGAAAAGGTGATGAAATATTGGCTAATCTTTGTTTAATCTTGCGAATACTTATTTTACTTGACTTGGTTATCACAAGAAATACTAAGTATCCATACACATCAGATACGAATTTTCGCTTGATTACGGAAAGAAAAGATgcaaaatatatgtatgtatcaaTAGTAAAAACTTAACATTCAAGAAAATCATGttctcttttctattttcttttttttggaaaagaaacagtctttgtaatttatttaggTTCGgcttacataaatatatatattaagaatattaaaaattaaatcatgGTTGACGTAAGATATCAATtgttataaattgaataagatAAAGGGTTTTAGTTAATTGATTAAGAATGTACACGAAGCTAGCCTACTacgttgcatttttttttcttctccttaaTCTCTATGCACAATGTAGGAAACAGAGCGTTAGCTAGATctttgttgctgctgttgttgttgttgcgcTTTGTTGCGATGTTCATAGTTTACAAGGCGCTGTCCGACCAAATACTTGTCATTTTTAATATGTTCGTAAAGTTTTTTGAACTGGCGTACTTGAAAGCTTATAAGTATGCATACCAAATTCACCAATAGTAAAAATGGGTAAAGACGTCTGGCGATTAATATTTGAGTTTGTAAGTTGGCGACAAATAGAGGAATAATTCCGTACGCCACTGCATATGGGATCGCGAGTGCCAGACCAAAGCAACAAATTACGGGTGCAGCTAGCTCGGTGACTACGAATTTTAAATCCATCTCTCTGATGCCGTCATTGTACGCTCGCTCAATCGCCAATCGCAGCCTCCACTCAGGCCCCATCATCGTCACAGCAGTTGCTATTTTTGTGTAAAGGACACCCAACGCCCAGTCTTGCCACACAAATAAAATCGGGTTCTGTTCCAATGGTACCCTCAACGGCACAACCACAACCAACTCAAGGAGAAGCCCAAAAAGTAAGGGTATTACACCCACTAGCAGGACAAACGCAACAGAAGCTTTTAATCCCAAGACTGCCCAGTGCTTGATTCTGTCCAATACTGCCCTGCGACCTCGAGGAAGCCA
The Neodiprion fabricii isolate iyNeoFabr1 chromosome 5, iyNeoFabr1.1, whole genome shotgun sequence genome window above contains:
- the LOC124182417 gene encoding DIS3-like exonuclease 2 isoform X1, which encodes MSDNGGQANMSGSSGIAKKSRRGKRANNKPNPISVEQMLATTLQKIEVQPKKRPPRRPKAFNQGSNSIDNNSEISPAVKLNTVLHEQTNAIAVNHIQASIVPQIIQNQGVNLMNKKKLSTKWKKNHLSKNQQVIRGQTENLSMNIAVGDAGGNRRKNKVSSTPGKSTENKKGNKTSFPDYIPQTLIRKLLVNQTSKEIEYVEGNIRINPKCFKEAYVAMPNDEMDILIDGIHDRNRALEGDLVAVKINPTDKWRNLKSNKPQKTATVVCILEKIHPRKAVGFLKVMPDKNNRVALFAPRDHKVPRLTIDSTYWPPNFYSDPESYANIMFFAEIISWNDVRYAHGKILKCIGKTGDLRAESCAIVLEYDLDVTPYSTELMQDLPPSDYQPVATDIDGREDWRKKCIFTIDPATAADLDDAMSCSPMENGNFEVGVHIADVTHYLNAFTPLDQAVARRATTIYLSDNVYHMLPKQLCNVCSLLPGYDKLAFSVIFEMTPGGDIIRHRFAKTVINSCCQFSYEHAQVMIMNPTKKWSNDEIPVIKGSYTISELCAVVNSLNNLAMKMREKRFENGSLRIDQPKLHVIVNRETGLPISFTLEEQKDSNRLIEEFMLLANMTVARHLYENFPDVSLLRCHQPPLMRNLSKTQTMLEKFGIHIDIESAGALQASLVRYQPDPCGSTKDFYLAKCRAVVMNILCAKTMARARYFCTSVKMDAETLKHYALNVPLYTHFTSPIRRYSDCIVHRLLHASIQNALPVPNWTPSLCAEIAMNCNRQKYNAKLAQEASSELYLTYLLGLTGPVNTTAITLDVKDRSIDIILYEMGINLRIYFAELEKVASVHHVEEDDIQTVTIVWKDSNMSQVINIFSIVNVRVSKDPAKNRLLGELLAPMPLDIQASVQTL
- the LOC124182417 gene encoding DIS3-like exonuclease 2 isoform X3, which codes for MSDNGGQANMSGSSGIAKKSRRGKRANNKPNPISVEQMLATTLQKIEVQPKKRPPRRPKAFNQGSNSIDNNSEISPAVKLNTVLHEQTNAIAVNHIQASIVPQIIQNQGVNLMNKKKLSTKWKKNHLSKNQQVIRGQTENLSMNIAVGDAGGNRRKNKVSSTPGKSTENKKGNKTSFPDYIPQTLIRKLLVNQTSKEIEYVEGNIRINPKCFKEAYVAMPNDEMDILIDGIHDRNRALEGDLVAVKINPTDKWRNLKSNKPQKTATVVCILEKIHPRKAVGFLKVMPDKNNRVALFAPRDHKVPRLTIDSTYWPPNFYSDPESYANIMFFAEIISWNDVRYAHGKILKCIGKTGDLRAESCAIVLEYDLDVTPYSTELMQDLPPSDYQPVATDIDGREDWRKKCIFTIDPATAADLDDAMSCSPMENGNFEVGVHIADVTHYLNAFTPLDQAVARRATTIYLSDNVYHMLPKQLCNVCSLLPGYDKLAFSVIFEMTPGGDIIRHRFAKTVINSCCQFSYEHAQVMIMNPTKKWSNDEIPVIKGSYTISELCAVVNSLNNLAMKMREKRFENGSLRIDQPKLHVIVNRETGLPISFTLEEQKDSNRLIEEFMLLANMTVARHLYENFPDVSLLRCHQPPLMRNLSKTQTMLEKFGIHIDIESAGALQASLVRYQPDPCGSTKDFYLAKCRAVVMNILCAKTMARARYFCTSVKMDAETLKHYALNVPLYTHFTSPIRRYSDCIVHRLLHASIQNALPVPNWTPSLCAEARKHHCHHT
- the LOC124182417 gene encoding DIS3-like exonuclease 2 isoform X4 → MSDNGGQANMSGSSGIAKKSRRGKRANNKPNPISVEQMLATTLQKIEVQPKKRPPRRPKAFNQGSNSIDNNSEISPAVKLNTVLHEQTNAIAVNHIQASIVPQIIQNQGVNLMNKKKLSTKWKKNHLSKNQQVIRGQTENLSMNIAVGDAGGNRRKNKVSSTPGKSTENKKGNKTSFPDYIPQTLIRKLLVNQTSKEIEYVEGNIRINPKCFKEAYVAMPNDEMDILIDGIHDRNRALEGDLVAVKINPTDKWRNLKSNKPQKTATVVCILEKIHPRKAVGFLKVMPDKNNRVALFAPRDHKVPRLTIDSTYWPPNFYSDPESYANIMFFAEIISWNDVRYAHGKILKCIGKTGDLRAESCAIVLEYDLDVTPYSTELMQDLPPSDYQPVATDIDGREDWRKKCIFTIDPATAADLDDAMSCSPMENGNFEVGVHIADVTHYLNAFTPLDQAVARRATTIYLSDNVYHMLPKQLCNVCSLLPGYDKLAFSVIFEMTPGGDIIRHRFAKTVINSCCQFSYEHAQVMIMNPTKKWSNDEIPVIKGSYTISELCAVVNSLNNLAMKMREKRFENGSLRIDQPKLHVIVNRETGLPISFTLEEQKDSNRLIEEFMLLANMTVARHLYENFPDVSLLRCHQPPLMRNLSKTQTMLEKFGIHIDIESAGALQASLVRYQPDPCGSTKDFYLAKCRAVVMNILCAKTMADSNELQQTEIQCQTSSRGV
- the LOC124182417 gene encoding DIS3-like exonuclease 2 isoform X2, with amino-acid sequence MNKKKLSTKWKKNHLSKNQQVIRGQTENLSMNIAVGDAGGNRRKNKVSSTPGKSTENKKGNKTSFPDYIPQTLIRKLLVNQTSKEIEYVEGNIRINPKCFKEAYVAMPNDEMDILIDGIHDRNRALEGDLVAVKINPTDKWRNLKSNKPQKTATVVCILEKIHPRKAVGFLKVMPDKNNRVALFAPRDHKVPRLTIDSTYWPPNFYSDPESYANIMFFAEIISWNDVRYAHGKILKCIGKTGDLRAESCAIVLEYDLDVTPYSTELMQDLPPSDYQPVATDIDGREDWRKKCIFTIDPATAADLDDAMSCSPMENGNFEVGVHIADVTHYLNAFTPLDQAVARRATTIYLSDNVYHMLPKQLCNVCSLLPGYDKLAFSVIFEMTPGGDIIRHRFAKTVINSCCQFSYEHAQVMIMNPTKKWSNDEIPVIKGSYTISELCAVVNSLNNLAMKMREKRFENGSLRIDQPKLHVIVNRETGLPISFTLEEQKDSNRLIEEFMLLANMTVARHLYENFPDVSLLRCHQPPLMRNLSKTQTMLEKFGIHIDIESAGALQASLVRYQPDPCGSTKDFYLAKCRAVVMNILCAKTMARARYFCTSVKMDAETLKHYALNVPLYTHFTSPIRRYSDCIVHRLLHASIQNALPVPNWTPSLCAEIAMNCNRQKYNAKLAQEASSELYLTYLLGLTGPVNTTAITLDVKDRSIDIILYEMGINLRIYFAELEKVASVHHVEEDDIQTVTIVWKDSNMSQVINIFSIVNVRVSKDPAKNRLLGELLAPMPLDIQASVQTL